Proteins from a genomic interval of Zingiber officinale cultivar Zhangliang chromosome 2A, Zo_v1.1, whole genome shotgun sequence:
- the LOC122041900 gene encoding PTI1-like tyrosine-protein kinase 3: MRRWLCCSCKVDESYHGQENEYLKDPTNNTDGVNRGSKYNAPKSEAPKAPPPIEVPLLSLEELNEKTDNFGSKSLVGEGSYGRVYFAVLEDGKQVAVKKLDSSSEDNTSEFLTQVSMVSRMKHENFVEMLGYCVDGNMRLMVYEFATMGSLHDVLHGRKGVQGAQPGPVLDWTQRVRIAVDAAKGLEYLHEKVQPSIIHRDIRSSNVLLFEDFRAKIADFNLSNQAPDMAARLHSTRVLGTFGYHAPEYAMTGQLTQKSDVYSFGVVLLELLTGRKPVDHTMPRGQQSLVTWATPRLSEDKVKQCVDPRLKGDYPPKGVAKLAAVAALCVQYEAEFRPNMGIVVKALSPLLYKQAPLPAADPLTDA; this comes from the exons ATGCGACGCTGGCTTTGTTGTTCATGTAAGGTCGACGAGTCTTATCATGGCCAAGAAAATGAATACCTGAAAGACCCAACCAATAATACAGACG GTGTGAACAGAGGTTCAAAGTACAACGCTCCCAAAAGTGAAGCACCAAAAGCACCTCCACCTATTGAGGTGCCTCTGTTGTCTTTAGAAGAACTGAATGAGAAGACTGATAATTTTGGGTCAAAATCTTTAGTAGGTGAAGGATCATATGGAAGAGTGTACTTTGCTGTTTTAGAGGATGGGAAGCAGGTTGCTGTAAAAAAGCTTGATTCTTCATCTGAAGACAACACCTCTGAATTTTTGACTCAG GTCTCTATGGTCTCAAGGATGAAGCATGAAAATTTTGTGGAAATGCTGGGATACTGTGTTGATGGGAATATGCGTTTGATGGTCTATGAGTTTGCAACCATGGGTTCTTTGCACGATGTTTTGCATG GCAGAAAAGGAGTCCAAGGGGCACAACCTGGTCCAGTACTGGACTGGACCCAACGAGTGAGAATAGCTGTTGATGCAGCCAAGGGGCTAGAATATCTCCATGAGAAAGTTCAGCCTTCCATAATACATCGTGATATCAGATCAAGTAATGTCCTCCTTTTTGAGGACTTTAGAGCCAAAATTGCAGACTTTAACCTTTCAAATCAGGCTCCTGATATGGCAGCTCGTCTTCATTCTACTCGAGTCTTGGGTACCTTCGGTTATCATGCTCCAGA GTATGCTATGACTGGTCAGCTAACACAGAAGAGTGATGTATATAGTTTTGGTGTGGTTCTTTTGGAACTTCTGACAGGCAGGAAACCTGTGGATCATACAATGCCTAGAGGGCAGCAAAGTCTTGTTACTTGG GCAACCCCAAGACTGAGCGAGGACAAAGTCAAGCAATGTGTAGATCCAAGATTGAAGGGAGATTACCCACCGAAAGGGGTTGCCAAg TTGGCAGCTGTTGCAGCTCTGTGCGTTCAGTATGAAGCTGAGTTTAGACCCAATATGGGCATTGTGGTGAAAGCACTctcccctcttctatataagcaAGCTCCACTGCCTGCGGCTGACCCTTTGACAGATGCTTGA